Proteins from one Muntiacus reevesi chromosome X, mMunRee1.1, whole genome shotgun sequence genomic window:
- the PLXNB3 gene encoding plexin-B3 isoform X1 — protein MGPSLDCLPPTQDNAPYSRPVPVTTAPEQLNPGGVCHAAWEMPLLLPSTRGPEMAPWCLLGARLLLVMPLLCPPPALTRAHRFSVPNTTLHHLALAPGQGALYVGAVNRLFQLSPELQLESVAVTGPVLDSPDCVPFRDPAECPQAQLMDNTNQLLLVSGRARELVACGQVRQGVCEKRRLENVAELLYRAEDPGDGQFVAANTLGVPTVGLVVSGPDQDLLLVARGLAGKLSAGVPPLTVRQLAGPQPFSSEGLGRLVVGDLSDYNNSYVAALSDAQSAYFVFRRRGDRAQAEYRSYVARVCLKDANLYSYVEVPLSCRGHGLVQAATLAPGALLGAFAASLRGVQAALCAFPLAELDASMERARRLCYTAGGRGPSGAEEATVEYGVTSHCVTLPPDSPESYPCGDEHTPSPIAGLQPVEAGPLLQLEHSISAVAALQADGHTIAFLGDVRGQLHKVFLNGTQGQVYHSQQVGTPGSAISPDLLVDSSGTHLYVLTSQQVARVPVAACPQLPDCSSCLQAQDPLCGWCVLQGRCTRKSQCRRATQPNQWLWTYENSLCLHIQSVLPAHHPRQEQGQVTLLVPRLPTLAVDEYFHCAFGNYDSLAHVEGPQLACITPPQDQLPLNPPGTDHITLPLVLMFEDVPVAATNFSFYDCGAVAALEAAAPCHACVGSLWRCHWCPQSSHCVYGEHCPEGERTIYSTQEADVQVRGPRACPQVEGLVGPLLVPVGWESRLALRVQNLQHFQGLPASYHCWLELPGQLQRLPASLEEVAGDSGLIHCQAQQFQPSMVQRELPVPIYVTRGEGQRLDNAHTLHVTLYDCAVGHPDCSHCQAANRSLGCLWCSHGQPACRYGPLCPPRAVEILCPTPRIETVEPLTGPPEGGLVLTIQGSNLGRDFADVQDAVSVAGRPCRPEPSLYRISTRIVCVTSPAPNRTMGPIQVAIKGRPPGISTQYFTYQDPVLLSLSPQRGPQAGGTQLTIHGQRLQTGGNISAFVGSQPCPIQEPVCPEAIVCHTMPQAIPGDAVVRVVFGQAQRLLLASPFHYTANPQLVAAEPSVSFRGGGRLIRVRGTSLDVVQQPLLSVWLETLEGAAVKLQSQDPTPRSGCKAPAAAPQACIKLERGWLQCSSVCSINSSTLLLCRSPAVPDMASPRRVFFSLDNVHVDFASASGGQDFLYQPNPRLAPLHREGGPTGPYRLKPGHVLDVEGEGLNLAISKEEVRVHIGDGECLVKTLTLTHLYCEPPPRVPQPSNGSGTLLQFVVQMGNVRLALGPVQYEVEPVLSAFPVEAQVGLGISAALLIAAVLLLTLMYRHKSKQALRDYQKVLVQLESLEIGVGDQCRKEFTDLMTEMTDLSSDLEASGIPFVDYHTYAERVLFPGRGGGTLQLAVEGLGEEGRRAPVHQGLMQLSNLLNSKLFLLTLIHTLEGQPSFSQRDRCHVASLLSLALHSKLEYLTEIMRTLLSDLASHYVRKNPKLMLRRTETMAEKLLTNWVSICLYTFLREVAGEPMYMLLRAIQYQVDKGPVDAVTGKAKRTLNDSRLLREDVEFRALTLMVLAGPGPGGPSRSNVALHIPTRVLDTDTITQVKEKVLDQIYKGTPFSQRPSAHTLDLEWRSGLAGHLTLSDEDVTSVTQNRWKRLNTLQHYKVPDGATVRLIPQLHNGGGVISQSLAPSCPSGENTPMLEDSEEGGIRLWHLVKTPEEPEVAKVRRSSLRDRDRERVRAKAIPEIYLTRLLSMKGTLQKFVDDTFQAILSVNRPVPIAVKYLFDFLDELAEKYSIEDPETLHIWKTNSLLLRFWVNTLKNPQLIFDVRVSDNVDAVLAVIAQTFMDSCTVSEHKVGRDSPVNKLLYAREIPRYKQMVERYYSDIRQSPPASYQEMNSALTELSGNYTSAPHCLQALQELYTHIRRYYDQIIGALEEDPVGQKMQLACRLQQIAALVENKVTDL, from the exons ATGGGGCCAAGCCTCGACTGTCTCCCTCCCACTCAGGACAATGCCCCTTACAGCCGTCCTGTGCCCGTCACCACTGCCCCAGAGCAGCTGAACCCAGGAGGTGTGTGCCACGCCGCCTGGGAGATGCCTCTGCTGCTGCCGTCCACCAGG GGCCCAGAGATGGCACCCTGGTGTCTGCTGGGTGCCCGCCTGCTGCTCGTGATGCCGCTGCTGTGCCCGCCACCCGCCCTAACCAGGGCGCACCGCTTCTCGGTGCCCAACACCACCCTCCACCACTTGGCGCTGGCACCGGGCCAGGGGGCGCTCTACGTGGGTGCAGTGAATCGCCTCTTCCAACTTAGCCCCGAGCTGCAGCTGGAGTCAGTGGCCGTTACGGGTCCCGTCCTCGACAGCCCCGACTGCGTGCCCTTCCGGGACCCGGCCGAGTGCCCGCAGGCCCAGCTCATGGACAACACCAATCAGCTGCTGCTGGTCAGTGGGCGGGCCCGGGAGCTGGTGGCCTGCGGGCAGGTGCGGCAGGGCGTGTGCGAGAAGCGCCGGCTGGAGAACGTGGCAGAACTCCTCTACCGGGCCGAGGACCCGGGCGACGGGCAGTTCGTGGCCGCCAACACCCTGGGGGTGCCCACAGTTGGCCTGGTGGTGTCTGGACCTGACCAGGACCTCCTGCTGGTGGCCCGGGGCCTGGCGGGCAAGCTGTCAGCAGGGGTGCCACCCCTGACAGTGCGCCAGCTGGCCGGGCCACAGCCCTTCTCCAGCGAGGGCCTGGGCCGCCTGGTGGTGGGTGACCTCTCCGACTACAACAACAGCTATGTGGCGGCCCTCTCCGACGCCCAGTCGGCCTACTTTGTCTTTCGGCGCCGTGGGGACCGGGCACAGGCTGAGTATCGCTCGTACGTCGCCCGGGTCTGCCTGAAGGACGCCAACCTCTACTCCTATGTGGAGGTGCCCCTCAGCTGCCGGGGCCATGGGCTTGTCCAGGCTGCCACCCTTGCCCCAGGTGCCTTACTGGGCGCCTTTGCCGCCAGCCTGAGGGGAGTGCAGGCGGCCCTGTGTGCCTTTCCCCTGGCCGAGCTGGATGCCAGCATGGAGCGGGCCCGGCGCCTGTGCTACACGGCGGGCGGCCGGGGCCCCAGCGGCGCCGAGGAAGCCACCGTGGAATATGGTGTCACGTCGCACTGTGTCACCCTGCCGCCT GACTCCCCGGAGTCATACCCCTGTGGTGATGAACACACGCCCAGCCCCATTGCAGGCCTCCAGCCCGTGGAGGCAGGGCCTCTGCTGCAGCTTGAACACTCCATCAGTGCTGTTGCGGCCCTCCAGGCAGATGGACACACAATAGCCTTCCTGGGGGATGTCCGAGGTCAGTTGCACAAG GTCTTTCTCAATGGCACCCAAGGCCAGGTGTACCACTCACAGCAAGTGGGGACCCCGGGCTCGGCCATCAGCCCCGACCTGCTCGTGGACAGCAGCGGCACCCACCTCTACGTGCTGACGTCCCAGCAG GTGGCCCGGGTACCTGTGGCAGCCTGCCCACAGCTTCCGGACTGCAGCAGCTGCCTCCAGGCCCAGGACCCTCTGTGCGGCTGGTGCGTCCTGCAGGGCAG GTGTACCCGCAAGAGCCAATGCAGGCGGGCAACCCAGCCCAACCAGTGGCTGTGGACGTACGAGAACAGCCTCTGTCTGCATATCCAGAGTGTGCTACCGGCCCACCACCCCCGCCAGGAGCAGGGCCAG GTCACCTTATTGGTACCCCGGCTGCCCACCCTGGCTGTGGATGAATACTTCCATTGCGCCTTTGGCAACTATGACAGCTTGGCTCATGTGGAAGGGCCCCAGTTGGCCTGCATCACCCCTCCCCAGGACCAGCTGCCACTGAACCCTCCAGGCACAG ACCACATCACCTTGCCCTTGGTCCTGATGTTCGAGGACGTGCCCGTGGCTGCCACCAACTTCTCCTTCTACGACTGTGGCGCAGTCGCAGCCCTGGAGGCAGCTGCCCC gtgCCATGCTTGTGTGGGCAGCCTCTGGCGCTGCCACTGGTGCCCCCAGAGCAGCCACTGTGTGTATGGAGAACACTGTCCAGAGGGTGAGAGGACCATCTACAGCACCCAAGAG GCGGACGTCCAGGTGCGTGGCCCGCGGGCTTGTCCTCAGGTCGAGGGCCTGGTGGGCCCCCTCCTGGTGCCGGTGGGCTGGGAGAGCCGTTTGGCCCTCCGCGTGCAGAATCTTCAGCATTTCCAG GGCTTGCCTGCCTCCTACCACTGCTGGCTGGAGCTGCCCGGACAACTGCAGAGGCTGCCAGcgtccctggaggaggtggctgggGACTCAGGCCTCATTCATTGCCAGGCCCAGCAG TTCCAGCCCTCCATGGTTCAGCGGGAGCTCCCAGTGCCCATCTACGTCACCCGGGGCGAGGGCCAGCGGCTGGACAATGCCCACACTCTTCATG TGACCCTGTACGACTGTGCCGTGGGCCACCCCGACTGCAGCCACTGCCAGGCAGCCAACAGGAGTCTGGGCTGCCTGTGGTGCAGCCATGGCCAGCCTGCCTGTCGCTATGGACCACTGTGCCCACCTAGAGCCGTGGAGATCCTGTGTCCCACACCCAGGATCGAGACT GTTGAGCCCCTGACTGGCCCCCCTGAGGGCGGATTGGTCCTCACCATCCAGGGCTCCAACCTGGGCAGGGACTTCGCTGACGTGCAGGACGCTGTGAGCGTGGCCGGCCGGCCCTGCAGGCCTGAGCCATCTCTCTACCGCATCTCGACCCG GATCGTGTGTGTCACATCACCTGCCCCCAACCGCACCATGGGGCCAATCCAAGTGGCCATCAAGGGGCGGCCCCCAGGCATCTCAACGCAGTACTTCACCTACCAG GACCCTGTCCTGCTGAGCCTGAGTCCCCAGCGGGGCCCCCAGGCAGGGGGAACCCAGCTCACCATCCACGGACAGCGCCTCCAGACAGGAGGCAACATCAGCGCCTTTGTGGGCAGCCAACCCTGCCCTAT CCAGGAGCCGGTGTGTCCTGAGGCCATCGTGTGCCACACCATGCCCCAGGCTATCCCAGGAGACGCGGTGGTCCGAGTGGTCTTCGGCCAGGCCCAGCGCTTGCTACTCGCCAGCCCCTTCCACTATACTGCCAACCCCCAGCTTGTGGCAGCCGAGCCCAGTGTCAGCTTCCGGGG GGGCGGGCGGTTGATCCGAGTCAGGGGCACGAGCCTGGACGTGGTACAGCAGCCCCTGCTATCCGTGTGGCTGGAGACCTTGGAGGGGGCGGCTGTGAAGCTGCAGTCCCAGGACCCAACCCCAAGGAGCGGCTGCAAGGCTCCAGCTGCGGCCCCCCAGGCTTGTATCAAGCTGGAGCGGGGCTGGCTGCAG TGCTCCAGCGTGTGCTCCATCAACTCATCCACCCTCCTTCTCTGCCGGAGCCCCGCGGTGCCCGACATGGCGAGCCCCCGGCGGGTCTTCTTCAGCCTGGACAACGTGCATGTGGATTTTGCAAGCGCCAGTGGGGGCCAGGACTTCCTGTACCAGCCCAACCCTCGGCTGGCCCCCCTCCACCGCGAGGGGGGGCCCACTGGCCCCTACCGCCTCAAGCCAGGCCACGTGCTGGATGTGGAG GGAGAGGGCCTCAACCTGGCCATCAGCAAGGAGGAAGTCCGCGTGCACATCGGTGATGGCGAGTGCCTGGTGAAGACACTGACGCTCACCCACCTGTACTGTGAGCCACCCCCCCGGGTCCCACAGCCCAGCAATGGCTCGGGCACCCTGCTACAGTTCGTG gtGCAAATGGGCAATGTGCGCCTGGCACTGGGCCCAGTCCAGTACGAGGTGGAACCCGTGCTGTCTGCCTTCCCCGTGGAGGCCCAGGTGGGCCTGGGCATAAGTGCAGCCCTGCTGATCGCTGCTGTGCTCCTCCTGACCCTCATGTACAG GCACAAGAGCAAGCAAGCCCTGCGGGACTACCAGAAGGTTCTGGTGCAGCTGGAGAGCCTGGAGATCGGTGTGGGTGACCAGTGCCGCAAGGAGTTCACAG ACCTGATGACAGAGATGACTGACCTCAGCAGCGACCTGGAGGCCAGCGGGATCCCCTTTGTGGACTACCACACCTACGCCGAGCGGGTCCTCTTCCCCGGGCGCGGTGGTGGCACCCTGCAGCTGGCCGTCGAGGGGCTGGGCGAAGAGGGTCGCCGCGCACCCGTGCACCAGGGCCTCATGCAGCTCTCCAACCTACTCAACAGCAAGCTCTTCCTCCTGACC CTCATCCACACCCTGGAGGGGCAACCCAGCTTCTCACAGCGGGACCGCTGCCACGTGGCCTCGCTGCTGTCCTTGGCACTGCACAGCAAGCTCGAGTACCTGACTGAGATCATGAGGACGCTGCTCAGTGACCTGGCCTCCCATTATGTGCGCAAGAACCCCAAGCTCATGCTACGCAG GACGGAGACCATGGCGGAGAAGCTGCTCACCAATTGGGTGTCCATCTGCCTGTACACCTTCCTGAGG GAGGTGGCTGGTGAACCAATGTACATGCTCCTCCGGGCCATCCAGTACCAGGTGGACAAGGGCCCCGTGGACGCAGTGACAGGCAAGGCAAAACGGACCCTGAACGACAGCCGCCTACTGCGGGAGGACGTGGAATTCCGGGCCCTGACGCTGATGGTGCTGGCTGGCCCGGGGCCAGGCGGGCCATCAAGGAGCAACGTAGCGCTGCACATCCCCACCCGGGTGCTCGACACGGACACGATCACTCAAGTCAAGGAGAAGGTGTTGGATCAGATCTACAAGGGCACCCCGTTCTCCCAGAGGCCCTCGGCGCACACCCTGGATCTCG AGTGGCGCTCGGGCCTGGCGGGTCACCTCACCCTGTCAGATGAGGACGTGACGTCGGTGACTCAGAACCGCTGGAAGAGACTCAACACCCTGCAGCACTACAAG GTCCCAGATGGTGCCACGGTGAGGCTCATCCCCCAGCTGCACAACGGAGGAGGtgtcatctcccagagcctggccCCCAGCTGCCCATCAGGGGAGA ACACCCCCATGCTGGAGGATAGCGAGGAGGGTGGGATCCGTCTGTGGCACCTGGTGAAAACCCCCGAGGAGCCGGAGGTGGCCAAGGTACGGCGGAGCAGCCTGAGGGATCGGGACCGGGAGCGAGTGCGGGCTAAGGCCATCCCGGAGATCTACCTCACGCGCCTGCTGTCCATGAAG GGCACGCTGCAGAAGTTTGTGGATGACACCTTCCAAGCCATCCTCAGCGTGAACCGACCCGTGCCCATTGCCGTCAAGTACTTGTTTGACTTCCTGGATGAGCTGGCCGAGAAATACAGCATTGAGGACCCAGAGACCTTGCACATCTGGAAGACGAACAG TCTGTTGCTGCGGTTCTGGGTGAACACCTTGAAGAACCCGCAGCTCATCTTTGACGTGCGGGTGTCAGACAACGTGGACGCGGTCCTCGCCGTCATCGCCCAGACCTTCATGGACTCCTGCACAGTCTCGGAGCATAAAGTGGGCCGG GATTCCCCGGTGAACAAACTGCTCTACGCCCGGGAGATCCCTCGCTACAAGCAGATGGTAGAGAG ATACTACTCTGATATCCGCCAGAGCCCTCCAGCGAGCTACCAGGAGATGAACTCGGCTCTTACTGAGCTCTCGGGG AATTACACCTCGGCTCCCCACTGCCTGCAAGCTCTGCAAGAACTCTACACCCACATCCGCAGGTACTACGACCAG ATCATCGGTGCCCTGGAGGAAGACCCTGTGGGCCAGAAGATGCAACTAGCCTGCCGCCTGCAGCAAATCGCTGCACTGGTAGAGAACAAGGTGACCGATCTGTGA